A window of the Acidobacteriota bacterium genome harbors these coding sequences:
- the dnaB gene encoding replicative DNA helicase, with amino-acid sequence MSTQPRHRPPATPPPPDEQISQPWDEQAERAVLGAILLDPSALDAAAEKLRPDDFHRPAHRAIFAAMISLGSALPATGIDLVTLRRELERLNLLEQAGGAAYISSLVDSLPLTTNVSSYADIVLDRSLLRQLLAVTENLRAEAAKGVLSGAEMIDEAESRLFQLSDVGRRGGFQPLPQVAQRGLETLEELSERREMVTGVSTGFKKLDWMTSGFQPGDLIIVAARPSMGKTALALNIAQYAATREELAVGVFSLEMSAEQLFFRLLSAEGMVPSQKVRTGRLSAEEWERLTQGYERLAHCRMFIDDTPGLTPMEIRAKARRLKKQEDLGLLVIDYLQLMRLGGRVESRQQEISEISRSLKGIAKELKIPVVALSQLSRAPDQRQNDHRPQLSDLRESGAIEQDADVVMFIYRPEVYEKDPEKVIEKGLEGQAELIVAKQRNGPTGTVPLYFVKDYTLFQNREEEWSSN; translated from the coding sequence GTGAGCACCCAACCCCGCCACCGGCCGCCAGCCACCCCACCCCCCCCCGACGAGCAGATCTCCCAGCCCTGGGACGAACAGGCCGAACGGGCCGTGCTCGGCGCCATTCTCCTCGATCCCAGCGCCCTCGACGCCGCGGCGGAAAAGCTCCGGCCGGACGATTTTCACCGGCCGGCCCATCGGGCCATTTTCGCGGCGATGATCTCCCTCGGCTCGGCCCTGCCGGCGACGGGCATCGACCTGGTCACCCTGCGCAGGGAACTCGAGCGGCTGAACCTGCTCGAACAGGCCGGCGGCGCCGCCTACATCTCCTCGCTGGTCGATTCCCTGCCCCTGACGACCAACGTCTCGAGCTACGCGGACATCGTCCTCGACCGCTCCCTGCTGCGGCAACTGCTGGCCGTGACGGAGAACCTGCGGGCCGAGGCCGCCAAGGGCGTACTCTCCGGCGCCGAGATGATCGACGAGGCCGAGAGCCGCTTGTTCCAGCTCTCCGACGTGGGCCGGCGGGGCGGCTTCCAGCCGCTGCCCCAGGTGGCCCAGCGGGGGCTCGAAACCCTCGAAGAGCTTTCCGAAAGACGAGAGATGGTCACCGGGGTCTCCACGGGCTTCAAGAAGCTCGACTGGATGACCTCCGGCTTCCAGCCGGGAGACCTGATCATCGTCGCCGCCCGCCCCTCGATGGGCAAGACCGCGCTGGCCCTGAACATCGCCCAGTACGCGGCGACCCGGGAAGAACTGGCGGTCGGCGTCTTTTCCCTGGAAATGTCCGCCGAGCAGCTTTTCTTCCGCCTGCTCTCCGCCGAAGGCATGGTGCCCTCCCAGAAAGTCCGCACCGGTCGGCTCAGCGCCGAGGAGTGGGAGCGCTTGACCCAGGGCTACGAGCGACTGGCCCATTGCCGGATGTTCATCGACGATACCCCCGGGCTGACCCCGATGGAGATCCGCGCCAAGGCCCGCCGGTTGAAGAAACAGGAAGACCTGGGCCTGCTGGTGATCGACTACCTGCAGCTGATGCGTCTCGGCGGCCGGGTGGAAAGCCGGCAGCAGGAGATCTCAGAGATCAGCCGTTCGCTCAAGGGCATCGCCAAGGAGTTGAAAATTCCCGTCGTCGCCCTCAGCCAGCTCTCCCGGGCGCCGGATCAGCGTCAGAACGATCACCGCCCCCAACTCTCCGACCTCCGCGAGTCGGGCGCCATCGAGCAGGACGCCGACGTGGTGATGTTCATCTACCGCCCGGAAGTCTACGAAAAGGATCCCGAGAAGGTCATCGAAAAAGGCCTCGAAGGACAGGCCGAATTGATCGTGGCCAAACAGCGGAACGGGCCCACGGGCACCGTCCCGCTCTACTTCGTCAAGGACTACACCCTGTTCCAGAATCGCGAGGAGGAGTGGTCGTCGAACTGA
- a CDS encoding isoprenyl transferase, whose amino-acid sequence MQGDAQPRGPGVPGAKPAPDALARIDFLRLPRHVAVIMDGNGRWARRRGLPRVAGHRAGIAAVREVLESSARLGLEVLTLYAFSRENWKRPPAEVNTLMRLLREYIEGELRTLREKNIRFRPIGRLQDLPPRVREALERARRETEENTGLVFQVALSYSGRSEMVDAVRTLAREIEAGRLRPDEIDEARIEGALYTAGLPDPDLMIRTSGELRISNYLLWQLAYAELWVTPVLWPDFRKSDLFEAVADFQSRERRFGAVEPPPRGGSLASLRRLIGS is encoded by the coding sequence ATGCAGGGTGATGCGCAGCCGCGGGGTCCCGGTGTGCCGGGGGCTAAGCCGGCCCCCGATGCCCTTGCACGGATCGACTTCCTCCGCTTGCCGCGACACGTGGCGGTGATCATGGACGGCAACGGGCGCTGGGCGCGGCGCCGTGGGTTGCCCCGGGTGGCCGGACACCGGGCGGGTATCGCCGCGGTGCGAGAGGTGCTCGAGAGTTCCGCACGCCTGGGTCTCGAGGTTCTGACCCTCTACGCCTTCAGCCGGGAGAACTGGAAGCGTCCTCCCGCCGAGGTCAACACCCTCATGCGGCTGCTGCGGGAGTACATCGAGGGCGAACTGAGGACGCTCAGGGAAAAGAATATCCGCTTCCGGCCCATCGGCCGCCTGCAGGACCTGCCGCCCAGGGTGCGCGAGGCCCTCGAGCGGGCCCGGCGGGAGACGGAAGAGAACACCGGGCTGGTCTTCCAGGTGGCCCTGTCCTATTCCGGTCGCAGCGAGATGGTCGACGCGGTGCGGACTCTCGCCCGGGAGATCGAGGCCGGCCGCCTCCGGCCCGACGAGATCGACGAAGCCCGGATCGAGGGCGCGCTCTACACCGCCGGCCTGCCGGATCCCGACTTGATGATCCGCACATCCGGCGAATTGCGCATCAGCAACTACCTGCTCTGGCAACTGGCCTACGCGGAGTTGTGGGTCACGCCCGTGCTCTGGCCGGACTTCCGCAAGAGTGATCTCTTCGAAGCCGTGGCCGATTTCCAGTCCCGTGAGCGGCGGTTCGGGGCTGTCGAGCCGCCTCCCCGGGGCGGTAGCCTGGCCTCTCTCCGGCGGTTGATCGGCTCGTGA
- the carA gene encoding glutamine-hydrolyzing carbamoyl-phosphate synthase small subunit — MEAILALEDGRVFRGRSLGMVGLTTGEVVFNTGMTGYQEIITDPSYRGQIVTLTVPHVGNTGINDADPESSRPQAAGLVVRDGSRYSSSWRSLVDLDHFLRTHQIVGIEELDTRALTRHLRSAGVLRGCLASNGTSVEQALTAARAAPRLEEQDLVGQVTCAKVHRWTEGRGVLSGRGAEPRGRGRRIAVLDCGIKRNILRLLVDRGFDVLVFPAQATAGEILAAEPEGVFLSNGPGDPAVCDDLVATIGRLIGAVPVFGICLGHQLACRALGARTFKLKFGHRGTNHPVRDERSGRVAITSQNHGYAVDPETLPAELEITHRSLYDGTVEGVAHRELPLMTVQFHPEAAPGPHDAWDLFEDFVDLVEHRRPLGELSRRRTA, encoded by the coding sequence ATGGAAGCGATCCTTGCCCTGGAAGACGGACGGGTCTTCCGGGGGCGAAGTCTGGGCATGGTGGGATTGACCACGGGTGAGGTCGTTTTCAACACGGGAATGACCGGCTACCAGGAGATCATCACCGACCCTTCCTATCGCGGCCAGATTGTCACCCTCACCGTTCCCCACGTGGGCAACACGGGGATCAACGACGCCGATCCCGAGTCGTCGCGTCCTCAGGCCGCCGGACTGGTCGTTCGGGACGGTTCACGCTATTCCTCGTCCTGGCGGAGCCTGGTGGATCTCGATCATTTTCTTCGGACCCACCAGATCGTGGGAATCGAGGAACTCGATACCCGGGCGCTGACCCGCCACCTGCGCAGTGCCGGTGTGCTGCGGGGTTGCCTGGCGTCGAACGGGACTTCCGTCGAACAGGCGCTGACCGCCGCGCGCGCCGCCCCGCGGCTGGAGGAGCAGGACCTGGTGGGTCAGGTCACCTGCGCGAAAGTGCACCGCTGGACGGAAGGGCGGGGTGTGCTCTCCGGGCGCGGCGCCGAGCCCCGTGGTCGGGGGCGCCGCATCGCCGTGCTGGACTGCGGCATCAAGCGCAACATCCTGCGCCTGCTCGTGGACCGCGGTTTCGATGTCCTGGTCTTTCCGGCCCAGGCCACCGCCGGCGAGATCCTCGCCGCGGAGCCGGAGGGGGTGTTTCTCTCCAATGGTCCGGGCGACCCGGCGGTCTGCGACGACCTGGTGGCGACCATCGGGCGGTTGATCGGCGCGGTCCCGGTCTTCGGCATCTGCCTGGGCCATCAGCTGGCCTGTCGGGCCCTGGGAGCCCGCACTTTCAAGCTGAAGTTCGGTCATCGGGGAACCAACCACCCCGTTCGGGACGAGCGCAGCGGGCGGGTGGCCATCACTTCGCAGAATCACGGCTACGCGGTGGACCCGGAAACCCTGCCGGCCGAGTTGGAAATCACTCATCGCTCGCTCTATGACGGAACGGTGGAAGGGGTGGCCCACAGGGAGCTGCCGCTGATGACGGTGCAGTTCCATCCGGAAGCGGCTCCCGGGCCCCATGACGCGTGGGACCTCTTCGAAGATTTCGTGGACCTGGTCGAGCACAGGCGGCCGCTGGGAGAGCTTTCCCGGCGTCGCACGGCCTAG
- a CDS encoding amidohydrolase, producing the protein MDPSRSTSCDALLSEVLEQLERRGESLRRLAAEIHRDPELGCREYHSAARLAGELEEEGFQVVTGLAGMDTAFRAERGRGAPAVAFLVEYDAVPEMGHACGHNLIAAVSLGAAVALGQVVDRLGGRVVVIGAPAEETVGGKVVLAVRGALDDLDAALLAHPGSENCAQVRTVASWSMEVVFEGRASHAVAAPERGVDALACMVRLLGARDALLAELGEDFFAPGVILEGGVRPNLVPALARARFSLRAPSREALVDRLLPRFRALVESIAASAGARGRLRAIDNLYDELISSPLLSRLYRAQARQEGLEVVERSETLIGSLDTGTVSQRVPVLHPIFSIVDEPVPTHTEAFTRAAAGPRALAAAARVTRILARVGFALLAEPGLLATARREHADQLRGRPPRQDVPLITEQDEP; encoded by the coding sequence ATGGATCCCAGCCGATCGACATCTTGCGACGCGCTGCTCTCGGAGGTGCTCGAGCAACTCGAGCGTCGCGGCGAGAGCCTGCGCCGGCTGGCCGCCGAGATTCATCGGGACCCGGAACTCGGTTGCCGGGAGTATCACTCGGCCGCGCGCCTGGCCGGAGAACTCGAGGAAGAAGGATTCCAGGTGGTCACGGGCCTGGCGGGCATGGACACGGCCTTCCGGGCCGAGCGGGGACGCGGAGCCCCCGCGGTCGCCTTCCTCGTGGAATACGATGCCGTCCCCGAGATGGGGCATGCCTGCGGGCACAACCTGATCGCGGCGGTTTCCCTGGGCGCCGCCGTGGCCCTCGGCCAGGTCGTCGATCGGCTGGGGGGGCGGGTCGTCGTGATCGGTGCTCCCGCCGAGGAAACCGTGGGGGGCAAGGTGGTGCTGGCCGTGCGTGGTGCGCTGGACGATCTGGACGCGGCGCTGCTGGCTCACCCGGGCAGCGAAAACTGCGCCCAGGTGCGTACGGTGGCTTCCTGGTCGATGGAAGTCGTCTTCGAAGGGCGTGCTTCCCATGCCGTGGCCGCCCCCGAACGGGGCGTCGACGCCCTGGCCTGCATGGTTCGCCTGCTCGGGGCCCGGGACGCGCTGCTCGCAGAACTGGGCGAAGACTTCTTCGCACCGGGTGTGATCCTCGAGGGTGGCGTCCGGCCCAACCTGGTGCCGGCGCTGGCTCGCGCCCGTTTTTCCTTGCGGGCCCCCAGCCGCGAAGCCCTGGTCGATCGGCTGCTGCCTCGTTTCCGCGCCTTGGTGGAGAGCATCGCGGCCTCCGCCGGAGCCCGGGGCCGCCTCCGCGCGATCGACAACCTCTACGACGAGCTGATTTCGTCGCCGCTGCTCTCCCGTCTCTACCGCGCCCAGGCCCGGCAGGAAGGCCTCGAGGTGGTGGAGCGCTCGGAAACCCTGATCGGTTCGCTGGACACGGGCACGGTCTCGCAGCGGGTTCCCGTTCTGCACCCGATCTTCTCCATCGTCGACGAGCCCGTGCCGACCCATACCGAGGCCTTCACGCGGGCGGCCGCCGGGCCCCGCGCCCTGGCGGCGGCGGCCCGGGTGACCCGGATCCTGGCGCGCGTGGGCTTCGCCCTGCTCGCCGAGCCCGGGCTGCTCGCAACGGCGCGCAGGGAGCACGCCGACCAGTTGCGGGGCCGGCCCCCCCGGCAGGACGTTCCCCTGATCACCGAGCAGGACGAGCCATGA
- the truA gene encoding tRNA pseudouridine(38-40) synthase TruA, with the protein MTGQPDRSGSRSGARPIVLQVAYDGSGYEGWQLQPGRPTVQGELERALGVIHGTAERIPVVGSSRTDAGVHALGQVASYRPPSPRSIRALAAGLAKLLPPAIRVLAVAEAPEGFHPCRSAVGKTYRYRIVNRPLMLPFERHWAWHLRAPLDTGAMERAAAALVGRHDFTSFATAGGPERDNTRHLRRLNLRLSPDRVLEIEAQADGFLYRMVRNLAGFLVEVGRGRIEADRSGEILRARSRALVGHTAPARGLCLVQVDFPPQQAPW; encoded by the coding sequence ATGACGGGGCAGCCGGATCGGAGCGGAAGCCGGAGTGGAGCCCGTCCGATCGTCCTGCAAGTGGCCTACGATGGCAGTGGTTACGAGGGCTGGCAGCTGCAGCCCGGTCGACCCACCGTCCAGGGGGAACTCGAGCGGGCGCTGGGGGTGATCCACGGCACCGCCGAGCGGATTCCCGTGGTGGGCTCTTCGCGCACCGACGCCGGCGTTCACGCTCTCGGGCAAGTGGCCTCCTACCGGCCCCCCTCGCCGCGCTCCATCCGTGCCCTGGCCGCGGGCCTGGCCAAGCTCTTGCCCCCCGCCATCCGTGTCCTCGCCGTCGCCGAGGCTCCCGAGGGCTTTCATCCCTGTCGCTCGGCGGTGGGCAAGACCTACCGTTACCGCATCGTCAACCGCCCCCTGATGCTCCCTTTTGAGCGACACTGGGCCTGGCACCTGCGCGCGCCGCTGGATACGGGGGCGATGGAGCGGGCCGCCGCCGCCCTGGTGGGCCGCCATGATTTCACTTCCTTCGCCACGGCGGGAGGCCCCGAGCGGGACAACACACGGCATCTGCGCCGGCTGAACCTGCGCCTGAGTCCCGACCGGGTGCTCGAGATCGAGGCCCAGGCCGACGGTTTCCTCTACCGCATGGTGCGCAATCTGGCGGGGTTCCTGGTGGAGGTGGGGCGCGGCCGCATCGAGGCGGACAGGAGCGGGGAGATCCTCCGGGCCCGAAGTCGTGCCCTGGTGGGCCATACGGCTCCCGCCAGGGGGCTGTGCCTCGTGCAGGTGGATTTTCCGCCGCAGCAGGCTCCCTGGTGA
- the ispG gene encoding (E)-4-hydroxy-3-methylbut-2-enyl-diphosphate synthase yields the protein MGSDAALRLFPARCPAREVAIGDLTIGGGHPIAVQSMTTTPTSDAAATAAQVCALARAGCEIVRVTVPSGSDARALPEIRRRMRAEGVAVPLVADIHFTPRLSLDVIEHVEKVRINPGNFADRRSLKGEVYDESRWERDVERARSLFAPLARRARELGVALRIGVNHGSLSDRLVQRFGDSPEGMVESALEFITFAEEEGLRDLVISMKASIPQVMVRAYRLLARRLLQRGELYPLHLGVTEAGGGDDGRIKSTAGIATLLGEGLGDTVRVSLTEDPLEEIPVARELVARFGRPVAGEVDEVAVDIEECRDGLDPSRRETAELALGPALAIGGANVPAVELTLPATSAAGQLDVLESLEPGVEVVDLRAESVDDLVTALDVIPAGAEARWTWGVTLETGVAESMLADPALRGRVASTVGRVAVVAGLPAVDLPPLLERLAAELPRVPLLALARVEGAFDARAAERLGALAGEWAGRVPVLAAGVVAARAEDRLPAHRLLAAALDRAGARLPLVLTDRVEADEDLRLGPAGRLAPLLLDGQGDSLRLEWGPGHRAAALVDIAHRILQACRRRLERAEFIACPSCGRTLFDLEATTARVRELTGHLKLKIAVMGCVVNGPGEMADADYGYVGWGEGKVALFVGREMVEKDIPAAEAPARLVALIRSRGDWQDPA from the coding sequence GTGGGGAGCGATGCCGCGCTGCGCCTGTTTCCGGCGCGTTGTCCGGCCCGGGAGGTGGCTATCGGCGATCTGACGATCGGCGGCGGCCACCCGATCGCGGTCCAGTCCATGACGACCACCCCCACGTCCGACGCGGCGGCGACGGCGGCCCAGGTCTGCGCCCTGGCGCGGGCCGGTTGCGAGATCGTTCGGGTGACCGTGCCCTCCGGATCCGATGCGCGGGCGTTGCCGGAAATCCGCCGGCGGATGCGCGCCGAGGGAGTGGCGGTGCCGCTGGTCGCCGATATCCACTTCACACCGCGCCTGTCTCTCGACGTGATCGAGCATGTGGAGAAGGTGCGGATCAACCCCGGGAATTTCGCCGATCGTCGGAGCCTGAAGGGGGAGGTTTACGACGAGAGCCGTTGGGAACGGGACGTGGAGCGGGCCCGCTCCCTCTTCGCGCCCCTGGCCCGCCGGGCCCGCGAACTGGGCGTGGCCTTGCGCATCGGCGTCAATCACGGGTCGCTCTCCGACCGGCTGGTCCAGCGCTTCGGAGACAGTCCCGAGGGCATGGTGGAATCGGCCCTGGAGTTCATCACCTTCGCCGAGGAGGAAGGCCTGCGGGACCTGGTGATCTCGATGAAGGCCTCGATTCCCCAGGTCATGGTGCGGGCCTATCGCCTGCTGGCCCGACGCCTGCTCCAGCGCGGCGAACTCTACCCGCTGCACCTGGGCGTCACCGAGGCCGGGGGCGGCGACGACGGCCGCATCAAGTCCACCGCCGGTATCGCGACCCTGCTCGGCGAGGGCCTGGGGGACACGGTGCGGGTCAGTCTGACCGAAGACCCCCTCGAAGAAATCCCCGTGGCGCGCGAACTGGTCGCCCGCTTCGGCCGTCCCGTCGCCGGAGAGGTCGACGAGGTCGCCGTCGACATCGAAGAGTGCCGCGACGGTCTCGACCCCTCACGCCGGGAGACGGCCGAACTGGCCCTGGGGCCCGCGCTGGCGATCGGCGGGGCGAACGTGCCGGCGGTGGAACTGACGTTGCCGGCGACGAGCGCGGCCGGTCAGCTGGACGTCCTCGAGAGTCTCGAGCCCGGCGTCGAAGTGGTGGACCTGCGGGCGGAGTCCGTCGACGACCTCGTCACGGCCCTCGACGTGATTCCCGCCGGCGCGGAGGCTCGCTGGACCTGGGGTGTCACGCTGGAGACGGGAGTCGCGGAATCGATGCTGGCCGACCCGGCCCTGCGCGGGCGGGTCGCCTCGACGGTGGGGCGGGTGGCGGTGGTGGCGGGATTGCCGGCCGTCGATCTTCCCCCGCTGCTCGAAAGGCTCGCCGCCGAACTGCCCCGCGTGCCCCTGTTGGCGCTGGCACGGGTCGAAGGGGCGTTCGACGCCCGGGCCGCCGAGCGGCTCGGGGCCCTGGCCGGGGAATGGGCGGGGCGCGTACCGGTGCTTGCGGCCGGAGTGGTGGCGGCGCGGGCGGAAGACCGCCTGCCGGCCCATCGCCTGCTGGCTGCGGCCCTGGACCGGGCCGGCGCCCGCCTGCCCCTGGTGCTGACGGACAGGGTGGAGGCGGACGAAGATCTGCGGCTGGGTCCGGCGGGCCGGCTGGCTCCCCTGCTGCTCGATGGCCAGGGCGACAGCCTGCGGCTGGAGTGGGGTCCGGGGCATCGGGCCGCCGCCCTGGTGGATATCGCCCACCGCATCCTCCAGGCTTGCCGTCGCCGGCTCGAGCGGGCCGAATTCATCGCCTGCCCCTCTTGCGGCCGCACCCTCTTCGACCTGGAGGCGACCACCGCCCGGGTGCGGGAACTGACCGGCCACCTCAAGCTGAAAATCGCCGTGATGGGTTGCGTGGTCAACGGTCCGGGCGAGATGGCCGACGCGGACTACGGCTACGTGGGCTGGGGCGAGGGCAAGGTGGCCCTGTTCGTGGGCCGCGAGATGGTGGAAAAGGACATTCCCGCCGCCGAGGCGCCCGCCCGCCTGGTGGCGTTGATCCGCAGTCGGGGGGACTGGCAGGACCCAGCCTGA
- a CDS encoding LD-carboxypeptidase, which translates to MTRARTMRVPGPLPVGSSLAVVAPGSAVDRQRVEAGFERLAAWGYRPLAGRHLFRRKGDLAGTRQQRLEDLHWALTDPAVDAVWFARGGWGSATLLDGIEWRRWLRRSRWLIGFSDLTSLQAALLERGLCSWHAPMVADLATPERFVARDLRAMLLDPLRVRRIRPGPRRRLVGGRARGLLAGGNLTVLASLAGTRWQPDWRGRIVLLEEVGEAPYRIDRLLWQLSASGMLRGVRGVLLGQFTAARPAGGRPSRVLRDIFLSRLAPLSVPVLAGIPAGHGRRARAWPLGFDCSLDADRGEVRLAPPDAR; encoded by the coding sequence ATGACCCGGGCGAGGACGATGCGGGTGCCCGGCCCCCTTCCCGTCGGCAGCAGCCTGGCGGTGGTGGCACCCGGTTCGGCGGTGGACCGGCAGCGGGTGGAGGCGGGCTTCGAGCGGCTGGCGGCCTGGGGCTATCGGCCCCTGGCCGGCAGGCACCTCTTCCGCCGCAAGGGGGACCTGGCGGGAACCCGGCAGCAGCGACTGGAAGACCTGCACTGGGCGCTGACCGATCCGGCCGTGGACGCGGTCTGGTTCGCCCGGGGCGGCTGGGGCAGCGCCACGCTGCTCGACGGCATCGAGTGGCGCCGCTGGCTGCGCCGTTCCCGCTGGCTGATCGGTTTCTCGGACCTGACGTCCCTGCAGGCGGCCCTGCTCGAGCGCGGTCTGTGCTCCTGGCACGCTCCCATGGTGGCCGACCTGGCGACGCCGGAACGCTTCGTCGCCCGGGACCTGCGCGCCATGCTGCTCGACCCCCTTCGGGTCCGCCGGATCCGTCCCGGTCCACGCCGCCGCCTGGTGGGAGGGCGCGCCCGGGGGCTGCTGGCCGGGGGCAACCTGACGGTGCTCGCCAGCCTGGCGGGCACCCGCTGGCAACCCGACTGGCGCGGCCGGATCGTCCTGCTCGAAGAGGTCGGGGAAGCGCCTTACCGGATCGACCGGTTGCTCTGGCAGTTGTCGGCCAGTGGCATGTTGCGCGGCGTGCGGGGTGTCCTGCTGGGGCAGTTCACCGCGGCCCGCCCGGCGGGAGGACGCCCTTCGAGGGTCCTGAGGGACATCTTCCTCTCACGGCTCGCGCCGCTGTCGGTTCCGGTGCTCGCCGGCATTCCCGCCGGCCACGGGCGTCGGGCCCGGGCATGGCCCCTGGGCTTCGATTGCAGCCTCGACGCGGACAGGGGGGAGGTCCGCCTCGCGCCGCCGGATGCCCGATGA
- a CDS encoding phosphatidate cytidylyltransferase — protein MKRLLTAGVLIVLVLAGVRWAPLWIFWLGLSAMGIVAAQEMGAMLGAGGRRPWPFLAGAGTVALIACFLLPDPPLAPTMTGLLFVLLLRFLFSPREPAVALERLLSSLLTVVYLGLTLGHVGGLLTAELPEGRETGEDLLIFALVVVYVGDSLAYYGGRAWGRHKLAPKISPAKTWEGAACSLVGSLLASLLAPLWFFQALPISHALGLGALLSVTGILGDLCESLLKRAAAVKDSGSLLPGHGGLLDRVDSLLLAAPVLYWYHRLVL, from the coding sequence GTGAAGAGGCTTCTCACCGCCGGCGTCCTGATCGTGCTGGTCCTGGCGGGTGTCCGCTGGGCTCCCTTGTGGATCTTCTGGCTCGGCCTTTCGGCCATGGGCATTGTGGCCGCGCAGGAAATGGGCGCCATGCTGGGGGCCGGCGGACGCCGCCCGTGGCCGTTTTTGGCCGGGGCCGGCACCGTGGCCCTGATCGCCTGTTTCCTGCTGCCCGACCCCCCCCTGGCGCCGACCATGACGGGCCTGCTCTTCGTTCTGCTCTTGCGCTTCCTCTTCTCCCCGCGGGAGCCGGCCGTCGCCCTGGAACGGCTGCTGAGCAGCCTGTTGACGGTGGTCTACCTGGGGCTGACCCTGGGCCACGTGGGTGGCCTGTTGACCGCCGAACTGCCCGAGGGCCGGGAGACCGGCGAGGACCTGCTGATCTTCGCCCTGGTGGTGGTCTACGTGGGGGATTCCCTGGCCTATTACGGTGGCCGGGCCTGGGGCCGGCACAAGCTGGCGCCAAAGATCTCCCCGGCGAAAACCTGGGAGGGGGCGGCCTGTTCCCTGGTCGGTTCGCTGCTGGCGTCCTTGCTGGCGCCGCTGTGGTTCTTTCAAGCCCTGCCGATTTCCCATGCGCTGGGATTGGGGGCGCTGTTGTCGGTGACGGGAATCCTGGGCGATCTCTGCGAGTCGCTTCTCAAGCGGGCCGCGGCGGTCAAGGACTCGGGTTCACTGCTGCCGGGGCATGGCGGTCTGCTCGATCGCGTCGACAGCCTGTTGCTGGCGGCGCCGGTCCTCTACTGGTATCACCGGCTGGTACTCTAG